A genome region from Deinococcus ruber includes the following:
- a CDS encoding acyl-CoA dehydrogenase C-terminal domain-containing protein, which yields MPTYKAPLRDMRFLLKDVFKAEAALSEVPYYTQNETHTADLADQILDEAARFASNVIQPLNMSGDAEGCTVADGVVKTPAGFKEAYKQYAAAGWTALDGDPEYGGQGVPHVIGNAVSEMMIAANIAWSMYPGLSHGAYTALKAYGDDATKNIYLPKLLAGEWTGTMCLTEPHCGTDLGLLRTKAVDNGDGSFSITGTKIFISAGEHDFTDNIVHLVLARIEGAPAGTKGISLFLVPKFNVNADGSLGERNGVVCASLEHKMGIKANATAVLNFDGAKGFLVGQPQKGMQAMFVMMNGARLGTGMQGLGLGEVAYQNALAYAKDRIQMRHEPRMDPAQPADPIIVHADVRRMLLTAKAYNEAARALTLWLSLSIDIEQHHPDAAKREEAADLVALMTPIAKAFMTDNGFTSTVLAQQVFGGHGYIKEWGMEQFVRDARIGQIYEGTNGIQALDLIGRKVLGDGGKKLQKLSGMLQAFIEENEGNEDLAPMLDALGKGAQQLGSLTMVVGQKAMQDQAEANAAAVDYLRYMGHVTYAYLFALMSKAALEGIAAGNDKDGFYKSKLQTAKFYYAKLFPETKALAATIKAGNETLAVDDVVFGIEREVVSA from the coding sequence ATGCCCACCTACAAGGCTCCGCTGCGCGACATGCGCTTTCTGCTCAAAGACGTGTTCAAGGCCGAGGCCGCGCTGTCAGAAGTGCCGTACTACACGCAGAACGAGACCCACACCGCCGACCTTGCCGACCAGATTCTCGACGAGGCGGCCCGCTTTGCCAGCAACGTGATTCAGCCGCTGAACATGAGCGGCGACGCTGAGGGCTGCACCGTAGCCGACGGCGTGGTCAAGACTCCGGCGGGCTTCAAGGAAGCGTACAAGCAGTACGCGGCGGCAGGCTGGACGGCGCTCGACGGCGACCCCGAATACGGCGGGCAGGGCGTGCCGCACGTGATCGGCAACGCGGTCAGCGAGATGATGATCGCTGCCAACATCGCCTGGAGCATGTACCCCGGCCTGAGCCACGGCGCGTACACCGCGCTGAAGGCCTACGGCGACGACGCCACCAAGAACATCTATCTGCCCAAGCTGCTGGCGGGCGAGTGGACCGGAACCATGTGCCTGACCGAGCCGCACTGCGGCACCGACCTGGGCCTGCTGCGAACCAAAGCGGTGGACAACGGCGACGGCAGCTTCAGCATCACCGGCACCAAGATCTTCATTTCGGCTGGCGAGCACGACTTTACCGATAACATCGTGCATCTGGTGCTGGCCCGCATCGAGGGTGCGCCCGCCGGAACGAAAGGCATTTCGCTGTTTCTGGTGCCCAAATTCAATGTGAACGCCGATGGCAGCCTGGGCGAGCGCAACGGCGTCGTGTGCGCCAGCCTGGAACACAAGATGGGCATCAAGGCCAATGCCACTGCCGTGCTGAATTTCGACGGCGCGAAGGGCTTTCTGGTCGGGCAGCCGCAGAAGGGCATGCAGGCCATGTTCGTGATGATGAACGGCGCACGCCTGGGCACCGGCATGCAGGGCCTGGGGTTGGGCGAGGTGGCCTATCAGAATGCGCTGGCCTACGCCAAAGACCGCATTCAGATGCGCCACGAGCCGCGTATGGACCCGGCTCAGCCTGCCGACCCGATCATCGTGCACGCAGACGTGCGCCGCATGCTGCTGACCGCGAAGGCGTACAACGAGGCCGCCCGCGCCCTGACGCTGTGGCTCTCGCTCAGCATCGACATCGAGCAGCATCACCCCGACGCGGCCAAGCGCGAGGAAGCCGCCGATCTGGTCGCCCTGATGACGCCCATCGCCAAGGCCTTCATGACCGACAACGGCTTTACCAGCACGGTGCTCGCGCAGCAGGTCTTCGGTGGGCACGGCTACATCAAGGAATGGGGCATGGAGCAGTTTGTCCGTGACGCCCGCATCGGTCAGATCTACGAGGGCACCAACGGCATCCAGGCACTCGACCTGATCGGGCGCAAGGTGCTGGGCGACGGCGGCAAGAAGCTTCAGAAGCTCTCGGGCATGCTCCAGGCGTTTATCGAGGAGAACGAGGGCAATGAAGACCTCGCCCCGATGCTCGACGCGCTGGGCAAGGGCGCACAGCAGCTCGGCAGCCTGACGATGGTGGTCGGCCAGAAGGCCATGCAGGATCAGGCCGAAGCCAACGCCGCCGCCGTCGATTACCTGCGCTATATGGGCCACGTCACCTACGCCTACCTGTTCGCCCTGATGAGCAAGGCCGCTCTGGAAGGCATCGCGGCGGGCAACGACAAAGACGGGTTCTACAAGAGCAAGCTTCAGACCGCCAAGTTCTACTACGCCAAGCTGTTCCCCGAGACCAAAGCGCTTGCTGCCACCATTAAGGCGGGCAACGAAACGCTGGCCGTCGATGACGTGGTATTCGGCATCGAGCGCGAGGTCGTCAGCGCCTGA